The stretch of DNA TTTGCTGTGTATTTCCATCGGGTTGAAAGGGCACATTATTATCGGTAAGAGCAGCCGTTATCTCTAAATCCTTTGCCAATGCTCCACTCAACTGCAAGTTAAACTGCGAGTTAAGCACCACATCTTGGTTGCTACCAAAAGTTAAGCCGCGCGAAAAGGTACCATTGTAATCTAAAGTGCCAAAATCTATAAACTGTTGCGGGCTTTCTAACGGCTTATATTCAAAAGGGTGCATTACAAAGTTCTGCTGCGAAAAACTATAATCTGCATGGCTTTTATGTGCTGCCGCTGCCATGCGCTTAAATGGATAAACCCTATATTTTATGCGCACCTCACCTTGCGGGGCTTTTTTCCAAAGCAAAAGCGATTGAAATGGAAACAATGTATATGCTGAAGTGTCCAACGGCACTCCGTTTTGATATACAAAAAACTGCCCCGGCACTAATGCCATAGAGTCCACCTTTAGCGAATCGCCCTGCACCACAACACTTTTAGTTCGAAGGTTAGAAAGCGATTGTGCCCGCAACGAACACAATACAGCCATACAGCACACCATAAATAGAGCTACCTTCCTAAGCAAAACAACCAATAGTTTCAGCGAATGAAAGTAAATGAATTGAACAAAAGTTTGCTATTACTCTTTTCAATACAAAAAAATCTTGCACTCAAAAAAACTACGTGCAATAATTAAAAAAGCGATTACTGCTGCTCATTGTAAATTATTTCTCATTTTTCATTTCAAAACATTGCAGTTGAAATTTATTGCCAAGTTCTTCATATTGCTTTGGTCTGTATGGGCAGGCTTTGTATTCTTTGGGCTGCTTGCAATTGGCTTTCCTATCATTATTATTCCTGCATTACTTGGCAGCAATTACTTAAAAAAACAAGTATGGCAGGTTTTGCGTTATATCGCAAAACTTATATTGCTGCTGTGGGGCGTACGTGTAGAGATAAAAAACAAACACTTAATTGATGCTACCGGGCAGTATGTATATGTACCCAACCATAGAAGCTATTTAGATGCGCTGGTAGTTGGCTCCAGCATTCCCAACCACATTAAATATTTAGGAAAAGCGGAAGTTTTAAAATGGCCACTTTTGGGATTTATTTTAAAGCATTACCACATTCCGGTACAACGCGATGATGCAGGAAGCCGCAACCTTAGCCTTGCTCAAATGGATGAATTAGTAAAAAGTGGCGTATCGCTCTGCATATTTCCGGAAGGCACTTGCAACACAACTCCCAACTTGCTCAAAAAATTTCACGAAGGCGCTTTTAAAATTGCAATACCCAACCAAATTCCCATAGTGCCAATTACCGTAATTGGAACCGGAGAACTCATGCCCAGAAACGGCTTACTGCTTAAGCCCGGAAAAATAATTATCTATTGGCATGCACCCATTGCCACCACTAATTATACCGCCAACGATACTCCACAACTGGTAGAAAAAGTACAGCAAACACTCTTAGAGGATTTAGTTCGCCATTATCCAAACGGCTATCTCTCCTAAAGCTTACAGTTATTTCATTTATTTGCCGAAAATTTTCTTCATGCGCATTCTATATCTTCTACCCATTTTAACCATTACCGTATTGCTAACTGCTTGTGGAAACGGCAATAACTCCGGTACAAAAAGCACTACCAATCTGCAAGCAAAAGGCGGTGTAAAATACGGAGGGGTTTTTCGCGAAAACGAAACAGAGTATTACCGCTCGCTCTTTCCGCAAAACATTACAGAAGTTGTAGGACATCGCATTACCAACCAAGTATATGAAGGCTTGGTTACACTCAATCAAAAAGATTTAAGTATTGAACCTTCCTTAGCCGAAAGTTGGACGGTAAACGACAGTGCAACCATCTTTACTTTCAAAATTCGCAAAGGCGTTTTCTTCCACCCACACGAATCTTTTGAAGGTGGAAAAGGCCGAGAAGTAACAGCACAAGATTTTGCATACTGCTTAGAATTATTGTGTAAAAAATCTGCTACCAACCAAGGTTTCTGGTTATTCGATGGCGTAGTAAAAGGCGCCAAAAACCATTACGAATCACCTAGCGAAAGCACCTTGGCAGCATTAGGAATAAAAGCCTTAGATGCAACTACACTGCAAATTACTTTAGAAAAACCCTATGCCGGATTTTTGTACCGCCTTGCCATGCCTTTTTGTGCAGTATTTCCAAAAGAATTATACGAAAAGAAAGGTGAAGCCATGCGCGATATTGCAGTAGGCACAGGACCATTTATCATTAAAAAAGTACTGCAAGACGAAGGTGTTTATTTAGCCCGCAACGAAAGCTATTGGAAGAAAGATGAATTTGGAAACAGCCTTCCTTACTTAGACGGCATCAAGTTTTCTTTTATTAAAGAAGAAAAAACCGAAATGCTCGAATTCAGAAAAGGAAATTTAGAAATGAAATACCGTTTACCTTTAGATGCCGTTAATGATATTATAGACGAAAACGGCAACCTAAAAGGCGAATACAAAGCCTTTGAAATACAAAAAGCAACAGAGTTATCATTACAGTATTATGGCTTTTTACACACCCACCCCATTTTCTCCAACCTACATGTACGCAAAGCATTTTGCTACGCAATAGACAGAAAAAAAATAGTGGATTATACCGTAAAGGGCGAAGGCATTCCTGCGTTTAACGGTATAGTACCGCTCGGCATGAACGGATACAACAACGAAGCCGTAAAAGGCTTTACCTTCGACCCTGCCAAAGCCAAAGAAGAGCTAAAACTTGCAGGCTTCGAAAACGGTAAAAATTTCCCGAAAATAACCTTGCAAATAAACAGCGGAGGAGGCCGAAACGAAAAAGTAGCAGAAGCAATTACAGCCATGCTTAAAGAAAATTTGAATGTTGAAGTTGTAATTACCCAACTCCCTTTTGCGCAACACTTAGAAAATTATGAAACCGGAAAAGCTGCCTTTTGGCGTGCAGGTTGGGTGGCAGATTACCCCGATCCCGAAAACTTTCTTACACTCTGCTATGGAAAACACGTACCTGCCAAGCCAACCGAAAAAGCATACCTAAACGCATATCGCTATAAGAATGCAGCATACGATAAATTATTTGAAGAAGCATTGGCAACCACCAATTTCGAAAAACGTAATCAGCTTTACGAACAGTTAGACCAAATAGCCATAAACGATGCCGTAATGCTTCCAATTTATTACACCATCAACCGAAGACTTATTCAACCTTATGTGAAAAATTTTCCCGTAAATGGAATGGAATACCGCAACTATCGCGAAGTATGGTTCGATAAAAAATAATTAAACTGCAAGCAATTACCATTCGTATTCATTACCATGCCGGGCATCAGACTCTTTTTCTTAAAGCAAATACTGAAAAATGTAAAGCGCAAAGCCAAATACCACAACCTGCGTGGCGCTAGAATTGGCTTTACCAAAATGGTGCGTCCTTTTAACCAACCACTACCCAACTTCACTTACCAGGCAATAGAAGTTTCAGGTATGAAAAGCGAATGGATTCAATACAAACAATGCCATGCCGAAAAGGTAACACTATACTTTCACGGAGGCGGCTACGCCACAGGAGGCATAGAAACCCACCGCTCCCTTTGCTCGCAGCTAAGCAAATTTTCGGGTACAAAATTGCTCTTAATTGAATACCGCTTAGCTCCGGAAAACACATACCCCGCACCTATAGAAGATGCCGTAGCTGCCTAT from Chitinophagales bacterium encodes:
- a CDS encoding 1-acyl-sn-glycerol-3-phosphate acyltransferase; this translates as MQLKFIAKFFILLWSVWAGFVFFGLLAIGFPIIIIPALLGSNYLKKQVWQVLRYIAKLILLLWGVRVEIKNKHLIDATGQYVYVPNHRSYLDALVVGSSIPNHIKYLGKAEVLKWPLLGFILKHYHIPVQRDDAGSRNLSLAQMDELVKSGVSLCIFPEGTCNTTPNLLKKFHEGAFKIAIPNQIPIVPITVIGTGELMPRNGLLLKPGKIIIYWHAPIATTNYTANDTPQLVEKVQQTLLEDLVRHYPNGYLS
- a CDS encoding ABC transporter substrate-binding protein; this encodes MRILYLLPILTITVLLTACGNGNNSGTKSTTNLQAKGGVKYGGVFRENETEYYRSLFPQNITEVVGHRITNQVYEGLVTLNQKDLSIEPSLAESWTVNDSATIFTFKIRKGVFFHPHESFEGGKGREVTAQDFAYCLELLCKKSATNQGFWLFDGVVKGAKNHYESPSESTLAALGIKALDATTLQITLEKPYAGFLYRLAMPFCAVFPKELYEKKGEAMRDIAVGTGPFIIKKVLQDEGVYLARNESYWKKDEFGNSLPYLDGIKFSFIKEEKTEMLEFRKGNLEMKYRLPLDAVNDIIDENGNLKGEYKAFEIQKATELSLQYYGFLHTHPIFSNLHVRKAFCYAIDRKKIVDYTVKGEGIPAFNGIVPLGMNGYNNEAVKGFTFDPAKAKEELKLAGFENGKNFPKITLQINSGGGRNEKVAEAITAMLKENLNVEVVITQLPFAQHLENYETGKAAFWRAGWVADYPDPENFLTLCYGKHVPAKPTEKAYLNAYRYKNAAYDKLFEEALATTNFEKRNQLYEQLDQIAINDAVMLPIYYTINRRLIQPYVKNFPVNGMEYRNYREVWFDKK